The Desulfoscipio gibsoniae DSM 7213 genome contains a region encoding:
- a CDS encoding DUF2922 domain-containing protein — protein MATTQTLQMSFINQAGTRTTISLDNPKDTLTEAEVVAAMDQIIAKNIFNTSGGDLVAKHSAQIIDRTVNVVFEQ, from the coding sequence ATGGCTACTACGCAAACTTTACAGATGTCTTTCATTAACCAGGCGGGAACCCGTACCACAATTTCGCTGGACAACCCCAAAGATACCTTGACCGAGGCGGAGGTGGTGGCTGCAATGGATCAGATTATCGCCAAAAACATTTTTAATACCAGCGGCGGCGATCTGGTGGCCAAGCACAGCGCGCAAATCATCGACAGAACCGTCAATGTGGTTTTCGAGCAATAG
- a CDS encoding S8 family peptidase codes for MKRINILLLAVAFVVAMILPGIAFAGVQEGTCCYSILFNENTIPSDFSAQVAACEGEIIYTVPEIGFAQVKGNYNIFAELKGLASVKLINPSISWSLNKLKDDGMKTDLILNKKKSSLWDLQWDIKRVTENGTSYSLGTGSHDIVVGIVDSGIDRDHSDLKANLLPGSKNFVPAGGFNGEESGETGAINAFDDKMGHGSHIAGTIAANGRMQGIAPDVGIRAYRIFGESSAETSWVAAAIIAAANDDVDVISTSLSGFSIMGQVFYTDPLTGDKVALGNDVADFAAFKRAIQYAVKKGSLVVVAAGNEGLNMTAKGNVTDYLNSAYAGTGLSFVGAVFQVPGTIPGVVTVSATGPDDSLALYSNFGLGFIDIAAPGGNITKLLEYELSGKLDEYYKQELYKNEFCLSTDHQGGYFYNVGTSMAVPKVSAVAALIIDQYGITEPSKVAEMLYKNCVESVSGEDKAYFGNGRLGVRLKLS; via the coding sequence ATGAAAAGAATAAATATCTTGCTTTTGGCGGTGGCTTTTGTAGTTGCAATGATTTTACCAGGTATAGCTTTTGCGGGTGTTCAGGAAGGTACTTGCTGCTACTCTATATTATTCAATGAAAATACCATTCCCAGTGATTTTAGTGCTCAGGTGGCAGCTTGTGAAGGGGAAATTATTTATACCGTTCCTGAAATAGGATTCGCACAGGTAAAGGGAAATTATAATATCTTTGCAGAGCTGAAGGGCTTAGCATCGGTAAAATTAATTAACCCGTCAATTTCCTGGTCTTTAAATAAATTAAAAGATGACGGTATGAAAACTGATTTAATTCTTAATAAAAAGAAATCTTCCTTATGGGACCTGCAATGGGATATAAAACGCGTTACTGAAAATGGTACAAGTTATTCTTTGGGGACCGGTTCCCATGACATTGTAGTGGGTATTGTTGACAGTGGCATTGACCGTGACCATTCTGATTTGAAGGCCAACCTGCTGCCGGGCTCAAAGAATTTTGTCCCCGCGGGTGGATTCAATGGTGAGGAGTCAGGTGAAACAGGTGCTATCAATGCATTTGATGATAAAATGGGCCATGGCAGTCACATTGCCGGCACTATTGCAGCAAATGGAAGGATGCAAGGTATAGCACCGGACGTGGGGATCCGTGCTTACCGTATATTTGGGGAATCCAGCGCAGAGACGTCCTGGGTTGCTGCCGCTATTATTGCCGCGGCAAATGATGATGTCGATGTTATTTCAACCAGCCTCAGTGGTTTTAGTATCATGGGCCAGGTCTTTTACACCGACCCGCTAACGGGTGATAAGGTGGCATTGGGAAATGATGTTGCCGATTTCGCGGCTTTTAAAAGAGCTATCCAATACGCAGTGAAAAAAGGCAGTTTAGTGGTCGTAGCAGCCGGTAATGAAGGCTTGAACATGACGGCGAAGGGTAATGTGACCGATTACCTGAACTCTGCATACGCCGGCACTGGTTTAAGTTTTGTGGGGGCAGTATTTCAAGTGCCCGGTACGATTCCCGGTGTGGTGACGGTATCCGCAACAGGACCTGATGATTCATTAGCTCTATACTCTAATTTCGGGCTGGGTTTCATTGATATTGCCGCCCCGGGTGGTAACATAACCAAGCTGCTTGAGTATGAGCTGAGTGGTAAACTTGATGAATACTATAAGCAGGAACTCTATAAAAATGAGTTTTGTTTAAGTACAGATCATCAAGGCGGTTATTTTTACAACGTGGGTACATCCATGGCGGTGCCCAAAGTATCTGCCGTTGCTGCCTTGATAATTGACCAATATGGCATAACTGAACCATCCAAGGTGGCGGAAATGCTCTATAAAAATTGCGTTGAATCGGTAAGCGGGGAGGATAAGGCCTATTTTGGAAATGGCCGGTTAGGGGTCAGGCTTAAACTTTCTTAA
- a CDS encoding ImmA/IrrE family metallo-endopeptidase translates to MRLDNRLSSEGFEVTMMGIDVISNEVRKIKRKYSETNPVKLCQNMKISLLHQPMGLFEGACKGFYLQQSRKQAIVINSDLDEQFQRIILMHELGHAVLHRKLPGVKSFHDFTLFDQTSLYEYEANIFAADFILDDQEVLRMLNDDISFFAAANTLCVPAELLDFKFRILKRKGYQVIDPPLNARANFLKNY, encoded by the coding sequence GTGAGATTGGATAATCGTTTATCTTCGGAAGGATTTGAGGTTACCATGATGGGAATTGATGTTATAAGTAACGAAGTCAGGAAAATAAAAAGGAAATACTCTGAAACGAATCCCGTTAAACTGTGCCAAAATATGAAAATCTCTTTGCTGCACCAGCCTATGGGTTTATTTGAAGGAGCCTGTAAAGGATTTTATTTACAGCAATCACGCAAACAGGCCATCGTCATTAACAGTGACCTAGATGAACAATTCCAAAGAATAATTTTAATGCACGAGCTAGGACATGCAGTTTTACATAGAAAATTACCCGGCGTGAAAAGTTTTCATGATTTTACGTTATTTGACCAAACATCTCTTTATGAGTATGAAGCCAATATCTTTGCTGCTGATTTCATATTAGATGATCAAGAAGTATTAAGAATGTTAAATGATGATATTTCATTTTTTGCTGCCGCCAATACGCTGTGCGTCCCGGCGGAGCTACTTGATTTCAAGTTTCGCATCTTAAAGAGAAAGGGTTATCAAGTAATAGATCCTCCCTTAAACGCCAGGGCTAATTTTTTAAAGAATTACTGA
- the mgtE gene encoding magnesium transporter, whose amino-acid sequence MTNNLAQDESTIQIIKLIKEANKVEVHSILNELQPYDIAELYNNLPQKHRPRFLIFLETEQLADLLQELERGKQLDVLNKLGLEKSVKVMDLMDNDDLANLLEDLAPDKKEAFLSGMKQEESKAVQDLMKYPPETAGRIMTNRYVWIRHYYTVRDAVDKLKVFAEIAESINYLYVIDDNKKLIGVVSYRDLILADANEKIATIMFERVISVTVDTDQEQVASIIEKYDFLAVPVVEKDNVLVGIVTIDDVIDIVIREATEDIEKLSASGKAIDFDTKSFVAAYRRLPWLILLLLIGLISGTIISRFEETLQKVVALAFFMPMIAGMTGNTGTQSLAVVVRGLIVRDIDKKLIFHLILRELKVGIIIGIICGFLIAIIAFIWQGNPFLGLVVGSSLVMTLIIGTLAGTVIPLILYKFNIDPAIASGPLITTLNDILSLTIYFGIASLFIAYLM is encoded by the coding sequence ATGACTAATAATTTAGCACAGGATGAAAGTACCATTCAAATTATTAAGCTCATAAAGGAAGCAAATAAGGTTGAAGTTCATTCCATATTGAATGAACTTCAACCTTATGATATCGCGGAATTATATAACAATCTGCCTCAAAAACATCGTCCCCGTTTCTTGATCTTTCTTGAAACGGAACAATTGGCTGATTTGCTGCAGGAGCTTGAAAGAGGAAAACAACTAGACGTTTTAAATAAATTAGGCCTTGAAAAATCCGTCAAAGTCATGGATTTAATGGATAATGATGATTTGGCTAATCTGCTTGAAGATTTAGCTCCTGACAAAAAAGAAGCATTTCTTTCCGGTATGAAACAAGAAGAATCCAAGGCTGTACAAGATTTAATGAAGTACCCGCCCGAAACCGCCGGAAGAATAATGACCAATCGTTATGTTTGGATACGTCATTACTATACAGTCCGGGATGCTGTTGACAAACTAAAAGTATTTGCCGAAATAGCTGAAAGCATAAATTACTTATATGTTATTGATGATAATAAGAAATTAATAGGAGTGGTTTCGTATCGAGATTTAATTCTCGCCGATGCAAATGAGAAAATAGCGACCATTATGTTTGAGCGTGTGATTTCTGTTACAGTGGATACTGATCAGGAACAAGTTGCCAGTATTATTGAAAAATACGATTTTTTAGCGGTTCCAGTGGTTGAAAAGGACAATGTTCTGGTGGGGATTGTAACAATTGATGATGTCATTGATATTGTCATTCGTGAAGCTACGGAAGACATTGAAAAACTTTCTGCATCAGGTAAAGCCATTGATTTTGATACTAAATCCTTTGTTGCTGCCTACCGGCGTTTGCCCTGGCTCATTTTGCTCCTGCTTATTGGACTGATTTCCGGCACTATTATAAGCCGCTTTGAGGAAACTTTGCAAAAAGTTGTAGCCTTAGCGTTTTTTATGCCGATGATTGCTGGAATGACAGGTAATACGGGAACACAGTCTCTTGCTGTTGTGGTAAGAGGTCTTATCGTGCGGGATATTGATAAAAAATTAATTTTTCATTTAATCCTGAGAGAGTTAAAGGTAGGTATTATCATAGGTATTATTTGTGGTTTTCTTATTGCGATTATTGCCTTCATCTGGCAGGGAAACCCCTTTCTGGGTCTGGTTGTGGGCAGTTCACTGGTAATGACTTTAATCATTGGAACATTGGCTGGGACGGTTATTCCACTTATTTTGTATAAATTTAATATTGATCCCGCGATTGCTTCCGGTCCCTTAATAACAACGTTGAATGACATTTTATCGCTTACCATTTATTTTGGAATTGCCAGCCTATTTATTGCTTACTTAATGTGA
- a CDS encoding sigma factor-like helix-turn-helix DNA-binding protein — MTRFVKIGHELVPVSEEVYKEYYRMARRERYMERDIKVGRIEIDPANETAAFIPSKEDSMNRLLEQGVDFADNQMIEDIICYKANLLILQNALAELNREEQELIQALYYKNRTVRQVARENNVSHVTVVKRHKKVLDKLRKFFI, encoded by the coding sequence ATGACCAGATTCGTTAAAATTGGCCATGAGTTGGTACCCGTAAGTGAGGAGGTTTACAAGGAGTATTACCGCATGGCCAGGCGTGAGAGGTACATGGAAAGGGATATTAAGGTTGGGCGCATTGAAATTGATCCTGCCAATGAAACGGCTGCTTTTATTCCTAGTAAAGAGGATTCCATGAACCGGTTATTGGAACAGGGAGTGGATTTTGCAGATAACCAAATGATTGAAGACATTATCTGCTATAAAGCAAACCTCCTAATCTTGCAGAACGCTTTGGCAGAACTAAACCGTGAGGAACAAGAGCTAATCCAGGCACTGTACTATAAAAACCGCACGGTAAGACAAGTGGCCAGGGAAAATAATGTTTCCCATGTGACCGTGGTTAAAAGGCATAAAAAGGTGTTGGACAAGCTGAGAAAGTTTTTTATATAA
- a CDS encoding helix-turn-helix transcriptional regulator, which translates to MKSFSEKLKDARESLDMSQAELARKVGLSQRSITAYENENTIPRGNTIRKLARVLNVSIEYLMNDEETDPQANKDKDAFMDIVRENYGSKGAKEAEILLEQNKALFAGGDLSQEAKDAFFEALMVAYVTCKEEAKKTYGRKKKQTSV; encoded by the coding sequence ATGAAAAGTTTCTCAGAAAAATTAAAAGATGCTCGTGAAAGTTTGGATATGAGCCAGGCAGAACTTGCCCGGAAAGTAGGTCTTTCTCAACGTTCCATCACTGCGTATGAAAATGAAAATACAATCCCCAGAGGAAACACAATAAGAAAGCTGGCCCGTGTGCTTAATGTTTCTATTGAATATTTAATGAATGACGAGGAAACCGATCCACAAGCAAATAAAGATAAAGATGCCTTTATGGACATCGTGCGTGAGAATTATGGCAGCAAGGGAGCTAAAGAGGCTGAAATTTTGCTTGAACAGAACAAGGCTTTGTTTGCAGGCGGCGATTTGAGTCAGGAAGCGAAGGATGCATTTTTTGAAGCACTTATGGTAGCTTATGTCACTTGTAAGGAAGAAGCAAAGAAGACCTATGGCCGGAAAAAAAAGCAGACTAGCGTGTGA
- a CDS encoding MBL fold metallo-hydrolase has product MKVRLTTLCDNTTGGTGLIAEWGLSILAEYRGAKVLLDAGMGDAVVKNADLMGIDLGGVDKIVLSHGHLDHTGGLTPLLQRMGKKIPVYAHPDVWDQKYSSSRQPWGGDTSYHFIGIQQRPETLESLGADFKYDRAPVWLNDYMVTTGEVPMVAPFESIEDNLCVKTEKGYVTDPFLDDQALIIKSERGLVVVLGCAHRGAINTILHAKTITGVDRVHAVVGGTHLLRAGEERINQTAAALRELGVEKLGVSHCTGLPAAAMLAREFGSDFFFNCAGTIVEF; this is encoded by the coding sequence ATGAAAGTGCGCCTGACCACATTATGCGACAACACGACGGGGGGTACGGGCCTTATCGCAGAATGGGGCCTTTCCATACTGGCGGAGTACCGGGGAGCAAAGGTGCTGCTGGATGCCGGTATGGGCGATGCGGTGGTGAAAAATGCTGATCTGATGGGTATTGACCTGGGTGGGGTGGATAAAATAGTGCTCAGTCACGGCCACCTGGACCATACCGGGGGTCTGACCCCTTTGCTGCAAAGGATGGGTAAAAAAATACCGGTATACGCTCACCCGGACGTATGGGATCAAAAATATTCGTCTTCTAGGCAGCCCTGGGGCGGGGATACTAGTTATCATTTTATCGGCATCCAGCAGCGCCCTGAAACGCTGGAGAGCCTGGGGGCCGATTTTAAATACGACAGGGCTCCGGTCTGGCTTAATGACTACATGGTTACCACCGGCGAGGTGCCTATGGTTGCGCCTTTTGAGTCCATTGAAGACAACCTGTGCGTAAAAACGGAAAAGGGTTATGTTACCGATCCCTTTTTGGATGATCAGGCATTGATCATCAAGTCGGAGCGCGGCCTGGTGGTGGTGCTGGGCTGTGCCCACCGGGGCGCCATAAATACTATTCTTCACGCCAAAACCATAACTGGTGTGGACCGGGTGCATGCCGTGGTGGGGGGCACCCACTTGCTGCGTGCAGGTGAAGAGCGGATTAATCAGACGGCTGCCGCGCTGCGAGAGCTGGGCGTGGAAAAACTGGGCGTGTCGCATTGTACCGGGCTTCCGGCGGCGGCGATGCTGGCCAGGGAGTTTGGCAGCGATTTCTTTTTCAACTGTGCCGGTACTATAGTTGAGTTTTAG
- a CDS encoding iron-containing alcohol dehydrogenase, with protein MKAFRVPKDIVFGWGALEYLKQVKGEKAFIVTDKVIESLGFVDKVKGYLEEAGLQTMVFSETEPDPSRDTVEKGTVLMREFKPDWIVGLGGGSSIDAAKGMWVLYEYPDLTWDEVFGIVPPLRNKARFIAIATTSGTGSEVTCASVITNRNVEPHVKNVIASTEISADIAITDPELASQMPPKVTAGTGMDVLTHAIESYTSIAATEIDKAIALRAIQMVFRSLPKAYADGRNQQAREDMHTASLMAGMAFTNSFLGIVHSLAHQLGSQYGIPHGAANSLMLPYVIKFNAIAVAESYVEIADALNIKYEDNRDAVEKLVEAIFQLQKDVGLPQVIKDAGVDENTFFERLDATAQNALNDICTYCNPRVPNVADMKQLYIQAFGK; from the coding sequence ATGAAAGCATTTAGAGTGCCGAAGGATATTGTATTTGGCTGGGGTGCATTGGAATATTTAAAACAAGTTAAAGGTGAAAAGGCGTTTATTGTTACTGACAAGGTTATTGAAAGTTTAGGTTTTGTTGATAAAGTTAAAGGCTATCTTGAAGAAGCAGGATTACAAACGATGGTATTTAGCGAAACCGAACCGGACCCTTCCCGTGATACAGTAGAAAAGGGTACCGTTTTAATGAGAGAATTTAAACCAGATTGGATTGTTGGGTTAGGTGGCGGATCGTCCATAGATGCTGCTAAGGGAATGTGGGTGCTATATGAATATCCAGATCTTACATGGGATGAGGTATTTGGTATTGTGCCGCCATTGCGTAATAAAGCTCGTTTTATAGCCATTGCAACTACTAGTGGTACTGGTTCAGAAGTTACTTGTGCTTCCGTTATTACTAACCGTAACGTAGAACCACATGTAAAAAATGTAATTGCAAGTACAGAAATTAGTGCAGATATTGCTATTACAGATCCAGAGTTAGCATCTCAAATGCCTCCTAAAGTAACTGCAGGTACTGGCATGGATGTCTTGACCCATGCCATTGAATCTTATACATCAATTGCTGCTACTGAAATTGATAAGGCCATTGCTTTAAGAGCTATTCAAATGGTATTCCGTAGCCTGCCCAAAGCCTATGCTGATGGTAGGAACCAACAAGCCCGTGAGGATATGCATACCGCCTCTTTAATGGCAGGTATGGCATTTACTAACTCTTTCTTAGGAATAGTTCATAGTTTAGCGCACCAATTAGGTTCTCAATATGGTATTCCGCATGGAGCAGCAAATTCTCTTATGCTACCATACGTAATTAAGTTTAACGCCATTGCAGTGGCCGAATCATATGTGGAAATTGCTGATGCGCTAAATATTAAATACGAGGATAATAGAGATGCAGTTGAAAAATTAGTGGAAGCAATTTTCCAATTACAGAAAGATGTAGGATTACCTCAAGTTATAAAAGATGCAGGCGTTGATGAGAATACATTCTTTGAAAGATTAGATGCAACAGCCCAAAATGCTTTAAATGATATTTGCACATACTGTAACCCAAGGGTGCCAAATGTTGCAGACATGAAACAACTTTATATACAAGCATTTGGAAAGTAA
- a CDS encoding YvrJ family protein, producing MEEMMKLAANYGFPMVVAGYLLVRLEPLIKELQKSITLLTIVVARQGGVDYEDARQLVEGGWQ from the coding sequence ATGGAAGAAATGATGAAACTGGCGGCGAATTACGGTTTTCCCATGGTGGTGGCCGGATACCTCCTGGTGCGGCTGGAGCCGCTGATCAAGGAGCTGCAGAAATCCATCACCCTGCTGACCATAGTGGTGGCTCGCCAGGGCGGCGTTGATTATGAAGATGCACGGCAGCTGGTCGAAGGTGGCTGGCAATGA
- the lepB gene encoding signal peptidase I — MKMLTKIWGWMSTCGMAFVITLFISVFIFQPYKVEGHSMDPTLHDQERIYVSKLQRTFSCIPEYGDIVIIDSRINRNRSLKDDIMEFPAFEFILGKKDNIYYVKRVIGTPGDVIEFKDDRFYRNGVELSEPYIKETMNHSSEMKWVVPENHVFVMGDNRNYSYDSRAIGFIPLEHIMGKMIF; from the coding sequence ATGAAAATGCTAACAAAAATTTGGGGCTGGATGAGTACTTGTGGAATGGCTTTTGTGATCACTTTATTCATAAGCGTGTTTATATTCCAGCCCTACAAGGTTGAAGGGCATTCTATGGACCCAACTTTGCACGACCAGGAGCGGATATACGTGTCTAAACTTCAGCGCACTTTTTCTTGCATACCGGAATATGGGGATATCGTTATCATCGATAGCCGGATTAACCGAAATCGTTCCCTTAAAGATGATATTATGGAGTTTCCCGCTTTTGAATTTATATTGGGAAAAAAAGATAATATTTACTATGTAAAGAGGGTCATCGGAACACCTGGAGACGTTATAGAGTTTAAAGATGATAGATTTTATCGAAACGGTGTGGAGCTAAGTGAGCCTTACATCAAGGAGACCATGAATCATTCTTCAGAAATGAAGTGGGTTGTTCCCGAAAATCATGTTTTTGTTATGGGAGACAACCGTAATTATAGCTATGACAGCAGGGCAATAGGTTTTATACCCCTTGAACATATCATGGGGAAAATGATTTTTTAA
- a CDS encoding DUF1659 domain-containing protein yields the protein MAVEKIPSGTVLRMQFQTGLDGDGDPIYRTKSLSNVKTDALDQDIFDVAQALVQLQEHTLMAVLRVDSAVLEEVV from the coding sequence ATGGCGGTTGAAAAAATTCCCAGCGGTACGGTACTGCGTATGCAGTTTCAAACCGGGCTGGACGGTGACGGTGATCCCATTTACCGCACCAAGAGCCTCAGCAACGTTAAAACCGATGCTTTAGATCAGGATATTTTTGATGTGGCTCAGGCCCTGGTCCAATTGCAGGAGCACACCCTGATGGCGGTGCTGCGCGTGGATAGTGCTGTGTTGGAAGAGGTAGTTTAG
- a CDS encoding N-acetylmuramoyl-L-alanine amidase has protein sequence MSREYLIIHHTGAEEKDTSQIRRYHKSLGWQDIGYHFVIERSGLVAPGRSPDQPGAHCIAGCMNTKSLGIALIGNLEEHPPRPEQVEALIELLGRLIKQYHIPLANILGHREVPGAATACPGKYFPLAEVREKLQTRPSPAVPGDDKTVRSVAAQLPDDYEQPPTSSLWIVQAGAFSTRERAEQYAEKLKRQGIEVFVRK, from the coding sequence ATGAGCCGGGAGTACCTGATTATCCACCACACCGGCGCAGAGGAAAAGGACACCTCCCAGATCAGGCGTTACCACAAAAGCTTGGGCTGGCAGGATATCGGTTACCACTTTGTTATTGAGCGAAGTGGCCTGGTGGCTCCGGGCCGATCTCCGGATCAGCCCGGGGCTCACTGTATTGCAGGCTGCATGAACACTAAAAGCCTTGGCATTGCGCTCATTGGTAATCTGGAGGAGCACCCGCCCCGGCCGGAGCAGGTTGAGGCGTTAATAGAATTACTTGGCCGGCTCATCAAGCAGTACCACATTCCACTGGCCAACATACTGGGTCACCGGGAAGTGCCGGGCGCGGCCACGGCCTGTCCCGGCAAATATTTTCCACTGGCGGAGGTGCGGGAAAAATTGCAGACTCGCCCGTCACCGGCGGTGCCTGGTGACGATAAAACCGTGCGGAGCGTGGCAGCCCAATTGCCGGACGATTATGAACAGCCGCCAACTTCAAGCCTGTGGATCGTCCAGGCGGGGGCCTTTTCCACCCGGGAGCGGGCGGAACAGTACGCTGAAAAGCTTAAGCGGCAGGGAATAGAGGTATTCGTGAGGAAGTGA